In Cucurbita pepo subsp. pepo cultivar mu-cu-16 chromosome LG04, ASM280686v2, whole genome shotgun sequence, the following are encoded in one genomic region:
- the LOC111793124 gene encoding kinesin-like protein KIN-7D, mitochondrial isoform X1, with product MASSSRTRSSSPFSHRKSVASSYYTSPSPSSFTNGKMIPRPCSSSASSHYGMGGGFGSRSMAHGRGVSDSMHYGGGGYGDCSPVGFISDDLIAEPVDELRNGDSISVTIRFRPLSEREFLKGDEIAWYGDGDKIVRNEYNPATAYGFDRVFGPDTISQEVYEVAAKPVVKSAMEGVNGTVFAYGVTSSGKTHTMHGDQNSPGIIPLAIKDVFSIIQDTPGREFLLRVSYLEIYNEVINDLLDPTAQNLRVREDAQGTYVEGIKEEVVLSPGHALSFIAAGEEHRHVGSNNFNLFSSRSHTIFTLMIESSAHGDEYDGVIFSQLNLIDLAGSESSKTETTGLRRKEGAYINKSLLTLGTVIGKLSEGKASHVPYRDSKLTRLLQSSLSGHGHVSLICTVTPASSNMEETHNTLKFASRAKRVEIYASRNKIIDEKSLIKKYQREISTLKQELDQLKRGVIVGVNHEEIMNLRQQLEAGQVKMQSRLEEEEEAKVALMSRIQRLTKLILVSSKNSIPGCLSDVPSHQRNKSSFDDKFEVPQELLSESENQNDPSSILHSDVSSIQLNGEGLPAGSVITGSTNDEMSMSDQMDLLVEQVKMLAGEVAFKTSTLKRLVEQSVDDPDGSKVQIQDLEHEIQEKKRQMRALEQRIAEGDKSSVSSASVAEMQQTVTRLMTQCSEKDFELEIKTADNRVLQEQLQNKCAENKELQEKVEHLEHQLTSVTSNKLPTSSEHCLPEKYIEELKKKIQSQEIENENLKLESVHFSEEISGLHVQNQKLAEEASYAKELASAAAVELKNLAAEVTKLSLQNSKLEKELLSAQELTHSKNTQNNYGGNRKYSDGARPGRKGRLSGRCNDVSAAACDDFDFWNLDPDDLKMELHARKQREEALEAALAEKELLENDYSKKMEDAKKREAALENDLANMWVLVAKLKKEGGGGAISDVKSDARQDSGMDNIVDTTTTNDNETLTISKEDTDPVDDLKKPEETSEEEPEPLVVRLKARMQEMKEKDLKCLGNVDTNSHMCKVCFELPTAAILLPCRHFCLCKSCSLACSECPICRTKIVDRLFAFTS from the exons ATGGCGTCTTCGTCCCGAACGCGGAGTAGTTCGCCGTTTTCTCATCGGAAATCTGTTGCTTCTTCTTACTATACGAGTCCATCGCCCAGTTCTTTCACGAACGGGAAGATGATTCCTCGACCTTGCTCGAGTTCGGCGTCTTCGCATTATGGAATGGGCGGTGGATTTGGTTCTCGATCAATGGCTCATGGCCGAGGGGTTTCGGATTCAATGCACTATGGAGGTGGAGGTTATGGTGATTGCTCGCCGGTTGGGTTTATTTCTGATGATTTGATTGCTGAGCCTGTGGATGAGCTGAGGAATGGAGATAGCATTTCGGTGACGATTCGGTTTCGGCCTTTGAG TGAGAGGGAGTTCCTGAAAGGGGATGAGATTGCTTGGTATGGGGACGGGGACAAGATCGTGCGCAATGAGTATAATCCGGCCACGGCCTATGGATTTG ATAGGGTGTTTGGACCAGATACGATTTCACAGGAGGTGTATGAAGTTGCGGCCAAACCTGTCGTCAAGTCAGCGATGGAGGGTGTTAATG GAACTGTATTTGCTTACGGTGTGACAAGCAGTGGGAAGACGCACACTATGCAT GGAGATCAAAACTCTCCAGGTATCATACCACTGGCtataaaagatgttttcaGCATCATCCAAGAT ACTCCTGGAAGGGAATTCTTGCTTCGTGTATCTTACCTTGAAATATACAATGAA GTGATAAATGACTTGCTAGATCCAACAGCCCAGAATTTGCGTGTTAGGGAAGATGCACAG GGCACTTATGTTGAGGGTATAAAGGAAGAAGTGGTTTTATCTCCTGGACATGCTTTATCATTTATAGCCGCGGGAGAAG AGCATCGTCATGTTGgatcaaataatttcaatctttttagTAGCCGGAGTCACACCATCTTTACGCTG ATGATTGAAAGTAGTGCACATGGTGATGAGTATGACGGTGTCATCTTCTCTCAGCTT aatttgattgatttagCTGGGTCAGAGAGCTCAAAGACCGAGACTACTGGACTGAGGAGAAAGGAAGGAGCCTACATAAACAAAAGTCTTTTGACTCTTGGAACA GTTATTGGGAAATTAAGCGAGGGGAAGGCATCCCATGTTCCTTATCGAGATTCTAAGCTTACTCGTCTTCTACAATCCTCACTCAGTGGTCATGGACACGTTTCA CTTATTTGTACAGTAACTCCTGCATCCAGTAACATGGAGGAAACTCACAATACATTGAAGTTTGCTAGCAGGGCCAAACGAGTTGAAATCTATGCCTCGCGCAATAAG ATAATTGATGAAAAATCTTTGATAAAGAAGTATCAGAGAGAAATCTCAACCCTCAAGCAAGAGCTTGATCAGTTGAAAAGGGGGGTCATTGTTGGTGTTAATCATGAGGAGATAATGAATTTGAGGCAACAA TTAGAAGCAGGTCAAGTGAAAATGCAATCAAGAttagaggaggaagaagaagctaaGGTTGCTCTCATGAGTAGGATTCAGAGGCTGACTAAACTCATACTAGTCTCTTCTAAGAATTCTATTCCTGGATGTTTGAGTGACGTTCCTAGTCATCAAAGGAACAAATCTTCTTTTGATGAT AAGTTTGAGGTCCCCCAAGAATTGCTTTCCGAAAGCGAGAATCAAAATGATCCATCTTCAATTCTTCACTCAGATGTTTCTTCAATTCAGTTGAACGGTGAAGGCTTACCAGCTGGTAGTGTAATCACTGGATCAACTAAC GACGAAATGTCAATGTCAGATCAGATGGATCTGCTGGTCGAGCAAGTTAAGATGCTTGCTGGAGAGGTTGCATTTAAAACCAGCACACTGAAACGCCTGGTTGAGCAGTCTGTTGATGATCCTGATGGTTCTAAAGTTCAG ATCCAGGACTTAGAACAtgaaattcaagaaaagaagaggCAAATGAGGGCTTTGGAACAACGCATTGCTGAGGGTGACAAGTCTTCAGTTTCTAGTGCATCAGTGGCTGAAATGCAGCAG ACTGTTACAAGATTAATGACTCAGTGCAGTGAAAAGGACTTTGAGCTGGAG ATCAAAACGGCAGACAATCGTGTTCTTCAAGAGCAATTGCAGAATAAG TGTGCAGAGAACAAAGAATTACAGGAGAAAGTAGAACACTTAGAGCATCAGTTGACTTCAGTTACTAGCAATAAATTGCCAACTTCATCTGAACATTGTCTTCCAGAAAAATATATCgaagaattaaaaaagaagattcaatCTCAG gagattgagaatgaaaatctGAAATTGGAATCAGTTCACTTTTCAGAAGAAATAAGTGGGTTGCATGTACAGAATCAGAAATTGGCAGAAGAAGCTTCTTACGCGAAGGAGCTAGCCTCGGCTGCTGCTGTTGAGTTGAAAAATTTAGCAGCTGAAGTCACCAAGCTCTCCttgcaaaattcaaaattagaaaaggAGTTATTGAGTGCTCAAGAATTGACACACTCTAAAAACACACAGAATAATTATGGTGGGAATCGTAAGTATAGTGACGGTGCGAGACCTGGAAGGAAGGGGAGGCTCTCTGGCCGATGTAATGATGTTTCAGCGGCAGCCTGTGacgattttgatttttggaaTCTTGATCCAGATGATTTGAAAATGGAACTTCACGCAAGGAAACAAAGAGAGGAAGCCCTTGAGGCTGCTTTAGCCGAAAAGGAACTTCTAGAAAATGATTACagcaagaaaatggaagatgcaAAGAAAAGGGAGGCAGCTCTTGAAAATGATTTGGCCAATATGTGGGTACTGGTTGCTAAGTTGAAGAAAGAGGGTGGAGGTGGAGCTATCTCAGATGTTAAAAGTGATGCAAGGCAGGATTCTGGAATGGACAATATTGTCGATACAACAACGACAAATGATAATGAAACTCTGACCATCTCTAAAGAAGACACTGATCCTGTTGATGATTTGAAAAAACCTGAAGAAACTAGTGAGGAAGAACCGGAACCATTGGTTGTTCGCCTAAAG GCACGGATGCAAGAGATGAAGGAAAAGGATCTCAAGTGCCTAGGAAACGTTGATACGAATTCACACATGTGTAAAGTTTGTTTCGAGTTGCCAACCGCAGCAATTCTTCTTCCATGTCGACATTTTTGCT TATGTAAATCTTGTTCACTTGCATGTTCCGAATGTCCAATTTGTCGTACAAAGATTGTAGATAGGCTCTTTGCGTTTACTTCTTGA
- the LOC111793124 gene encoding kinesin-like protein KIN-7D, mitochondrial isoform X2 codes for MEGVNGTVFAYGVTSSGKTHTMHGDQNSPGIIPLAIKDVFSIIQDTPGREFLLRVSYLEIYNEVINDLLDPTAQNLRVREDAQGTYVEGIKEEVVLSPGHALSFIAAGEEHRHVGSNNFNLFSSRSHTIFTLMIESSAHGDEYDGVIFSQLNLIDLAGSESSKTETTGLRRKEGAYINKSLLTLGTVIGKLSEGKASHVPYRDSKLTRLLQSSLSGHGHVSLICTVTPASSNMEETHNTLKFASRAKRVEIYASRNKIIDEKSLIKKYQREISTLKQELDQLKRGVIVGVNHEEIMNLRQQLEAGQVKMQSRLEEEEEAKVALMSRIQRLTKLILVSSKNSIPGCLSDVPSHQRNKSSFDDKFEVPQELLSESENQNDPSSILHSDVSSIQLNGEGLPAGSVITGSTNDEMSMSDQMDLLVEQVKMLAGEVAFKTSTLKRLVEQSVDDPDGSKVQIQDLEHEIQEKKRQMRALEQRIAEGDKSSVSSASVAEMQQTVTRLMTQCSEKDFELEIKTADNRVLQEQLQNKCAENKELQEKVEHLEHQLTSVTSNKLPTSSEHCLPEKYIEELKKKIQSQEIENENLKLESVHFSEEISGLHVQNQKLAEEASYAKELASAAAVELKNLAAEVTKLSLQNSKLEKELLSAQELTHSKNTQNNYGGNRKYSDGARPGRKGRLSGRCNDVSAAACDDFDFWNLDPDDLKMELHARKQREEALEAALAEKELLENDYSKKMEDAKKREAALENDLANMWVLVAKLKKEGGGGAISDVKSDARQDSGMDNIVDTTTTNDNETLTISKEDTDPVDDLKKPEETSEEEPEPLVVRLKARMQEMKEKDLKCLGNVDTNSHMCKVCFELPTAAILLPCRHFCLCKSCSLACSECPICRTKIVDRLFAFTS; via the exons ATGGAGGGTGTTAATG GAACTGTATTTGCTTACGGTGTGACAAGCAGTGGGAAGACGCACACTATGCAT GGAGATCAAAACTCTCCAGGTATCATACCACTGGCtataaaagatgttttcaGCATCATCCAAGAT ACTCCTGGAAGGGAATTCTTGCTTCGTGTATCTTACCTTGAAATATACAATGAA GTGATAAATGACTTGCTAGATCCAACAGCCCAGAATTTGCGTGTTAGGGAAGATGCACAG GGCACTTATGTTGAGGGTATAAAGGAAGAAGTGGTTTTATCTCCTGGACATGCTTTATCATTTATAGCCGCGGGAGAAG AGCATCGTCATGTTGgatcaaataatttcaatctttttagTAGCCGGAGTCACACCATCTTTACGCTG ATGATTGAAAGTAGTGCACATGGTGATGAGTATGACGGTGTCATCTTCTCTCAGCTT aatttgattgatttagCTGGGTCAGAGAGCTCAAAGACCGAGACTACTGGACTGAGGAGAAAGGAAGGAGCCTACATAAACAAAAGTCTTTTGACTCTTGGAACA GTTATTGGGAAATTAAGCGAGGGGAAGGCATCCCATGTTCCTTATCGAGATTCTAAGCTTACTCGTCTTCTACAATCCTCACTCAGTGGTCATGGACACGTTTCA CTTATTTGTACAGTAACTCCTGCATCCAGTAACATGGAGGAAACTCACAATACATTGAAGTTTGCTAGCAGGGCCAAACGAGTTGAAATCTATGCCTCGCGCAATAAG ATAATTGATGAAAAATCTTTGATAAAGAAGTATCAGAGAGAAATCTCAACCCTCAAGCAAGAGCTTGATCAGTTGAAAAGGGGGGTCATTGTTGGTGTTAATCATGAGGAGATAATGAATTTGAGGCAACAA TTAGAAGCAGGTCAAGTGAAAATGCAATCAAGAttagaggaggaagaagaagctaaGGTTGCTCTCATGAGTAGGATTCAGAGGCTGACTAAACTCATACTAGTCTCTTCTAAGAATTCTATTCCTGGATGTTTGAGTGACGTTCCTAGTCATCAAAGGAACAAATCTTCTTTTGATGAT AAGTTTGAGGTCCCCCAAGAATTGCTTTCCGAAAGCGAGAATCAAAATGATCCATCTTCAATTCTTCACTCAGATGTTTCTTCAATTCAGTTGAACGGTGAAGGCTTACCAGCTGGTAGTGTAATCACTGGATCAACTAAC GACGAAATGTCAATGTCAGATCAGATGGATCTGCTGGTCGAGCAAGTTAAGATGCTTGCTGGAGAGGTTGCATTTAAAACCAGCACACTGAAACGCCTGGTTGAGCAGTCTGTTGATGATCCTGATGGTTCTAAAGTTCAG ATCCAGGACTTAGAACAtgaaattcaagaaaagaagaggCAAATGAGGGCTTTGGAACAACGCATTGCTGAGGGTGACAAGTCTTCAGTTTCTAGTGCATCAGTGGCTGAAATGCAGCAG ACTGTTACAAGATTAATGACTCAGTGCAGTGAAAAGGACTTTGAGCTGGAG ATCAAAACGGCAGACAATCGTGTTCTTCAAGAGCAATTGCAGAATAAG TGTGCAGAGAACAAAGAATTACAGGAGAAAGTAGAACACTTAGAGCATCAGTTGACTTCAGTTACTAGCAATAAATTGCCAACTTCATCTGAACATTGTCTTCCAGAAAAATATATCgaagaattaaaaaagaagattcaatCTCAG gagattgagaatgaaaatctGAAATTGGAATCAGTTCACTTTTCAGAAGAAATAAGTGGGTTGCATGTACAGAATCAGAAATTGGCAGAAGAAGCTTCTTACGCGAAGGAGCTAGCCTCGGCTGCTGCTGTTGAGTTGAAAAATTTAGCAGCTGAAGTCACCAAGCTCTCCttgcaaaattcaaaattagaaaaggAGTTATTGAGTGCTCAAGAATTGACACACTCTAAAAACACACAGAATAATTATGGTGGGAATCGTAAGTATAGTGACGGTGCGAGACCTGGAAGGAAGGGGAGGCTCTCTGGCCGATGTAATGATGTTTCAGCGGCAGCCTGTGacgattttgatttttggaaTCTTGATCCAGATGATTTGAAAATGGAACTTCACGCAAGGAAACAAAGAGAGGAAGCCCTTGAGGCTGCTTTAGCCGAAAAGGAACTTCTAGAAAATGATTACagcaagaaaatggaagatgcaAAGAAAAGGGAGGCAGCTCTTGAAAATGATTTGGCCAATATGTGGGTACTGGTTGCTAAGTTGAAGAAAGAGGGTGGAGGTGGAGCTATCTCAGATGTTAAAAGTGATGCAAGGCAGGATTCTGGAATGGACAATATTGTCGATACAACAACGACAAATGATAATGAAACTCTGACCATCTCTAAAGAAGACACTGATCCTGTTGATGATTTGAAAAAACCTGAAGAAACTAGTGAGGAAGAACCGGAACCATTGGTTGTTCGCCTAAAG GCACGGATGCAAGAGATGAAGGAAAAGGATCTCAAGTGCCTAGGAAACGTTGATACGAATTCACACATGTGTAAAGTTTGTTTCGAGTTGCCAACCGCAGCAATTCTTCTTCCATGTCGACATTTTTGCT TATGTAAATCTTGTTCACTTGCATGTTCCGAATGTCCAATTTGTCGTACAAAGATTGTAGATAGGCTCTTTGCGTTTACTTCTTGA
- the LOC111793676 gene encoding B-box zinc finger protein 20-like isoform X1, which produces MKIRCDVCDQAEASVFCSADEAALCHGCDLHVHRANKLAGKHSRFSLLQPIKIDSPLCDICQERRALVFCQQDRAILCRECDISIHGTNEHTQKHNRFLLTGVKLSSTSFSYQTSSSSNGYNAAMDVKTRSSHACSKSPKMAAHETSSSPSAEKAAPSTSNYKVEDGQASDGGSFSTSSISEYLETLPGWCVEEFLDPSTAAANRFCKFNGEILAIGNQNLERQQESLGIERFGNTLEFVGKFSQTGFWNGVGISMKTCRGEKMAVADKIISNFGSENNSGKIKKQTETNFLFVAAELHILPYSHSLDCHFIC; this is translated from the exons ATGAAGATCCGTTGCGATGTTTGTGATCAAGCTGAGGCCTCTGTTTTTTGCTCTGCTGATGAAGCCGCTCTTTGCCATGGCTGCGATCTCCATGTTCACCGCGCTAACAAGCTCGCTGGAAAGCACTCGAGATTCTCCCTACTTCAGCCGATCAAAATCGATTCTCCTCTTTGCGATATCTGTCAG GAACGGCGCGCGCTCGTATTCTGTCAACAAGATAGGGCAATTCTTTGCCGAGAATGCGACATTTCGATTCACGGAACGAACGAACATACGCAGAAGCACAATCGATTTCTTCTCACAGGTGTGAAGCTTTCTTCGACTTCTTTTTCGTATCAAACATCTTCGTCCTCCAATGGCTACAATGCTGCCATGGATGTTAAAACTCGAAGCTCCCACGCTTGCAGCAAGAGCCCTAAAATGGCCGCGCACGAAACCTCGAGTTCTCCTTCCGCTGAAAAAGCTGCTCCGTCGACAAGTAATTACAAGGTCGAAGACGGCCAAGCAAGCGACGGAGGTTCGTTCTCGACTAGCAGCATATCGGAATATTTGGAGACATTGCCGGGATGGTGCGTGGAGGAGTTTCTCGATCCTTCCACCGCCGCTGCCAATCGTTTCTGTAAG TTTAACGGCGAAATTCTGGCAATTGGGAACCAAAATCTGGAGAGGCAACAGGAATCACTAGGCATCGAAAGATTTGGCAACACCTTGGAATTTGTAGGTAAATTTTCTCAAACTGGATTTTGGAATGGAGTTGGAATCTCCATGAAAACTTGTAGAGGTGAAAAAATGGCGGTGGCTGATAAGATTATCAGCAACTTCGGCTCTGAAAACAATTCTGGTAAAATcaaaaaacaaacagaaactaactttttgtttgttgctGCTGAATTGCATATTTTACCTTACTCCCACTCTTTGGATTGCCATTTCATTTGCTGA
- the LOC111793676 gene encoding B-box zinc finger protein 20-like isoform X2 produces the protein MKIRCDVCDQAEASVFCSADEAALCHGCDLHVHRANKLAGKHSRFSLLQPIKIDSPLCDICQERRALVFCQQDRAILCRECDISIHGTNEHTQKHNRFLLTGVKLSSTSFSYQTSSSSNGYNAAMDVKTRSSHACSKSPKMAAHETSSSPSAEKAAPSTSNYKVEDGQASDGGSFSTSSISEYLETLPGWCVEEFLDPSTAAANRFF, from the exons ATGAAGATCCGTTGCGATGTTTGTGATCAAGCTGAGGCCTCTGTTTTTTGCTCTGCTGATGAAGCCGCTCTTTGCCATGGCTGCGATCTCCATGTTCACCGCGCTAACAAGCTCGCTGGAAAGCACTCGAGATTCTCCCTACTTCAGCCGATCAAAATCGATTCTCCTCTTTGCGATATCTGTCAG GAACGGCGCGCGCTCGTATTCTGTCAACAAGATAGGGCAATTCTTTGCCGAGAATGCGACATTTCGATTCACGGAACGAACGAACATACGCAGAAGCACAATCGATTTCTTCTCACAGGTGTGAAGCTTTCTTCGACTTCTTTTTCGTATCAAACATCTTCGTCCTCCAATGGCTACAATGCTGCCATGGATGTTAAAACTCGAAGCTCCCACGCTTGCAGCAAGAGCCCTAAAATGGCCGCGCACGAAACCTCGAGTTCTCCTTCCGCTGAAAAAGCTGCTCCGTCGACAAGTAATTACAAGGTCGAAGACGGCCAAGCAAGCGACGGAGGTTCGTTCTCGACTAGCAGCATATCGGAATATTTGGAGACATTGCCGGGATGGTGCGTGGAGGAGTTTCTCGATCCTTCCACCGCCGCTGCCAATCGTTTCT TTTAA
- the LOC111792347 gene encoding uncharacterized protein LOC111792347 produces the protein MVVSALSRHTLLTASCASMAFFLPSPAPFLRIAPVSSSYRLISDFQKWNDGVFRIWNLKAFPLNSMNFKRRRSLIYAVNQDAEEAFKKTVEVDRLIDALRDASSTELQKLVLQNVLAFNEGFWIRLAARTDTCKSEDDKKDYEELAASVMSIVDHLVHKTKEKIESATDILKDILKPVVDEVEEIAWPPRDPEALKLMEKEIIYREQEGQLDEGFLAEVSAQLRQAKEDGDKPGLEAMLQKVLQLYASRVLSKRSYAKKGEEVLKAELFLETIIKAPEEEWNKLLLNGLTIGKGEISPDELDGVIKKRIERTLIRTEGGSYQQRVLTEYLKGIQSRSEEIVQLLQGKTQ, from the exons ATGGTCGTTAGCGCTCTCTCCCGCCACACTCTTCTCACTGCTTCCTGCGCTTCAATGGCGTTCTTCTTGCCATCTCCTGCTCCATTCCTTCGCATTGCTCCTGTTTCATCTTCTTACCGCCTA ATCTCAGATTTTCAGAAATGGAACGATGGAGTTTTCAGGATATGGAATCTCAAAGCATTTCCCTTAAATTCAATGAACTTCAAAAGGAG GAGAAGTTTAATATATGCAGTCAATCAAGATGCTGAGGAAGCATTCAAGAAGACTGTAGAAGTTGATAGACTGATAGATGCCCTGAGGGATGCAAGTTCAACAGAG CTTCAGAAACTTGTTCTTCAAAATGTCCTTGCTTTCAACGAGGGTTTCTGGATTCGACTAGCAGCAAGGACTGATACGTGCAAATCAGAGGATGATAAA AAAGATTACGAGGAATTGGCTGCCTCAGTAATGAGTATAGTGGATCACCTTGTCCATAAAACTAAG GAAAAAATAGAATCAGCTACAGATATTCTCAAGGACATTCTAAAACCTGTAGTTGACGAAGTGGAAGAGATTGCTTGGCCCCCCAGGGATCCTGAGGCTCTGAAGCTAATGGAAAAG GAAATAATCTATCGGGAGCAAGAAGGGCAACTAGATGAAGGCTTTCTCGCTGAAGTTAGTGCTCAATTGCGCCAA GCAAAAGAAGATGGAGACAAGCCAGGGTTAGAGGCCATGTTACAAAAGGTTTTGCAACTTTACGCATCCAGAGTTCTTTCTAAGAGAAGTTATGCAAAGAAAG GAGAGGAAGTCTTGAAAGCTGAACTGTTTTTAGAAACCATAATCAAAG CTCCTGAAGAAGAGTGGAACAAGCTCTTGCTTAATGGATTGACAATTGGGAAAGGTGAGATTTCACCAGATGAACTGGATGGTGTCATCAAGAAACGAATCGAGCGAACTCTAATACGAACA GAGGGAGGATCTTACCAGCAGCGTGTGCTCACTGAGTATCTAAAAGGAATCCAATCAAGGTCAGAGGAGATAGTCCAGTTGCTTCAAGGCAAGACACAGTAG